The following proteins come from a genomic window of Miscanthus floridulus cultivar M001 chromosome 2, ASM1932011v1, whole genome shotgun sequence:
- the LOC136535744 gene encoding probable serine/threonine-protein kinase PBL21 isoform X1 — protein sequence MGLGCFGCFAPEVDEDLKPSKPDDSSGADARRKVAPDVANGYAHSFTFKDLLVATGYFNEANFIGEGGFGKVYKGKINGQVSKNSVFDSFCGDSTGTDGALCVFLFFCAQMVAVKQLARDGVQGRNEFLVEVLMLTVLNHRNLVSLVGFCAQGDERLLVYEYMPFGSLESHLFDVPLGKKPLDWNTRVRIVVGVAEGLSYLHNVADPPVIYRDMKAANILLGEDFSPKLSDFGLAKVGPVGDRTHVSTRVMGTYGYCAPDYVVSGKLTMKSDIYSFGVLLLELITGRRIYDASRPKPEQSLLTWSRPFLHDKRKFYRLADPSLLGCYPSSALNQLVVISIMCLQDQPHVRPIISDVVIGLNHVASQPYTSERPLPASMSSPASSGSPQLISTPSRRRGGKTAHYA from the exons ATGGGTTTGGGTTGCTTCGGGTGCTTCGCGCCGGAGGTGGATGAGGACCTCAAGCCCTCCAAGCCCGATGATTCATCAG GGGCCGATGCGAGGAGAAAGGTCGCGCCGGATGTGGCCAACGGCTACGCGCACAGCTTCACCTTCAAGGATCTGCTCGTGGCCACCGGCTACTTCAACGAGGCCAATTTCATCGGAGAAGGTGGATTTGGGAAGGTGTACAAGGGCAAGATCAACGGACAGGTGAGCAAGAACTCTGTTTTTGACAGTTTTTGTGGCGACAGTACCGGGACAGACGGCGCCCTAtgcgttttcctttttttttgtgcGCAGATGGTGGCAGTGAAGCAGCTCGCTCGAGATGGTGTGCAGGGGAGGAACGAGTTCTTGGTCGAGGTGCTCATGCTGACAGTGCTCAACCATCGCAATCTTGTCAGCTTGGTCGGGTTCTGCGCGCAGGGGGACGAGAGACTGCTAGTCTACGAGTACATGCCGTTCGGAAGCCTGGAGAGCCATCTCTTTG ATGTGCCCCTTGGCAAGAAACCACTTGACTGGAACACACGAGTGAGGATAGTCGTTGGAGTCGCTGAAGGGCTTTCTTACTTGCACAATGTAGCTGATCCACCTGTGATTTACCGTGATATGAAAGCTGCTAATATTCTGCTGGGTGAGGACTTCAGCCCGAAGCTCTCTGACTTTGGGCTTGCAAAAGTCGGACCAGTTGGAGACAGAACTCATGTGTCCACAAGAGTTATGGGTACCTATGGCTACTGTGCTCCTGACTATGTTGTGAGTGGTAAACTTACCATGAAATCGGACATATACAGTTTCGGTGTTCTTCTGTTGGAACTGATCACAGGAAGGAGGATTTATGATGCTTCAAGGCCTAAACCAGAGCAGAGTCTGTTAACATGG TCCAGGCCATTCCTGCATGATAAGAGGAAGTTCTACCGGCTCGCTGATCCGTCTCTGCTGGGCTGCTACCCGTCATCAGCACTGAACCAGTTAGTCGTGATCAGCATCATGTGCCTCCAAGACCAGCCGCATGTCCGCCCAATCATCTCCGATGTTGTGATAGGTCTGAATCATGTCGCAAGCCAGCCATACACCTCTGAGCGCCCGCTGCCTGCATCCATGAGCTCCCCTGCGAGCAGCGGGTCGCCGCAACTCATCAGCACTCCATCCAGAAGGAGAGGTGGTAAGACTGCGCATTACGCTTAG
- the LOC136535744 gene encoding probable serine/threonine-protein kinase PBL21 isoform X2, translated as MGLGCFGCFAPEVDEDLKPSKPDDSSGADARRKVAPDVANGYAHSFTFKDLLVATGYFNEANFIGEGGFGKVYKGKINGQMVAVKQLARDGVQGRNEFLVEVLMLTVLNHRNLVSLVGFCAQGDERLLVYEYMPFGSLESHLFDVPLGKKPLDWNTRVRIVVGVAEGLSYLHNVADPPVIYRDMKAANILLGEDFSPKLSDFGLAKVGPVGDRTHVSTRVMGTYGYCAPDYVVSGKLTMKSDIYSFGVLLLELITGRRIYDASRPKPEQSLLTWSRPFLHDKRKFYRLADPSLLGCYPSSALNQLVVISIMCLQDQPHVRPIISDVVIGLNHVASQPYTSERPLPASMSSPASSGSPQLISTPSRRRGGKTAHYA; from the exons ATGGGTTTGGGTTGCTTCGGGTGCTTCGCGCCGGAGGTGGATGAGGACCTCAAGCCCTCCAAGCCCGATGATTCATCAG GGGCCGATGCGAGGAGAAAGGTCGCGCCGGATGTGGCCAACGGCTACGCGCACAGCTTCACCTTCAAGGATCTGCTCGTGGCCACCGGCTACTTCAACGAGGCCAATTTCATCGGAGAAGGTGGATTTGGGAAGGTGTACAAGGGCAAGATCAACGGACAG ATGGTGGCAGTGAAGCAGCTCGCTCGAGATGGTGTGCAGGGGAGGAACGAGTTCTTGGTCGAGGTGCTCATGCTGACAGTGCTCAACCATCGCAATCTTGTCAGCTTGGTCGGGTTCTGCGCGCAGGGGGACGAGAGACTGCTAGTCTACGAGTACATGCCGTTCGGAAGCCTGGAGAGCCATCTCTTTG ATGTGCCCCTTGGCAAGAAACCACTTGACTGGAACACACGAGTGAGGATAGTCGTTGGAGTCGCTGAAGGGCTTTCTTACTTGCACAATGTAGCTGATCCACCTGTGATTTACCGTGATATGAAAGCTGCTAATATTCTGCTGGGTGAGGACTTCAGCCCGAAGCTCTCTGACTTTGGGCTTGCAAAAGTCGGACCAGTTGGAGACAGAACTCATGTGTCCACAAGAGTTATGGGTACCTATGGCTACTGTGCTCCTGACTATGTTGTGAGTGGTAAACTTACCATGAAATCGGACATATACAGTTTCGGTGTTCTTCTGTTGGAACTGATCACAGGAAGGAGGATTTATGATGCTTCAAGGCCTAAACCAGAGCAGAGTCTGTTAACATGG TCCAGGCCATTCCTGCATGATAAGAGGAAGTTCTACCGGCTCGCTGATCCGTCTCTGCTGGGCTGCTACCCGTCATCAGCACTGAACCAGTTAGTCGTGATCAGCATCATGTGCCTCCAAGACCAGCCGCATGTCCGCCCAATCATCTCCGATGTTGTGATAGGTCTGAATCATGTCGCAAGCCAGCCATACACCTCTGAGCGCCCGCTGCCTGCATCCATGAGCTCCCCTGCGAGCAGCGGGTCGCCGCAACTCATCAGCACTCCATCCAGAAGGAGAGGTGGTAAGACTGCGCATTACGCTTAG